A stretch of Triticum aestivum cultivar Chinese Spring chromosome 1D, IWGSC CS RefSeq v2.1, whole genome shotgun sequence DNA encodes these proteins:
- the LOC123169312 gene encoding E3 ubiquitin-protein ligase EL5-like, protein MSTPQSGGPSPATTAAAAETSKHWAPHGPMLTACLVSINVLMILLVFFYFWRFFSGKREPSSPGGADEEASSTDSSPATSPRASRRLRDPDQPDIPSSLPVSVFDSSSEAAGKAAADCAVCIVEFRDGDLARLLPRCGHRFHAACVDAWLHLHSTCPLCRASVVAPVPAAAEPKNDSKDDGPECPV, encoded by the coding sequence ATGTCAACGCCCCAGAGCGGCGGCCCGAGCCCAGCGAccacggcggcagcggcggagacGAGCAAACACTGGGCGCCGCATGGCCCGATGCTGACTGCCTGCCTCGTCAGCATCAACGTGCTCATGATCCTCCTCGTCTTCTTCTACTTCTGGCGGTTCTTCTCCGGGAAGCGGGAGCCGTCATCCCCCGGCGGCGCCGATGAGGAGGCGTCATCGACCGACTCGTCTCCGGCGACCTCGCCGAGAGCGTCGAGGCGCCTGCGTGACCCCGACCAACCGGACATCCCGTCTTCCCTGCCCGTGTCCGTGTTCGACTCCAGCAGCGAAGCCGCCGGGAAGGCGGCGGCGGACTGCGCGGTGTGCATCGTGGAGTTCCGGGACGGCgacctggcgcgcctcctccctcgcTGCGGGCACCGATTCCACGCCGCGTGCGTGGACGCGTGGTTGCATCTACACTCCACGTGCCCGCTCTGCCGCGCCAGCGTGGTCGCCCCTgtgcccgccgccgccgagcccaaGAACGACTCCAAAGACGACGGCCCGGAGTGCCCGGTGTGA